Proteins co-encoded in one Cucurbita pepo subsp. pepo cultivar mu-cu-16 unplaced genomic scaffold, ASM280686v2 Cp4.1_scaffold004957, whole genome shotgun sequence genomic window:
- the LOC111787084 gene encoding factor of DNA methylation 4-like, with the protein MKHMGEDGDDDAKKKMDQIQQDLNEKEEEFEYFQNINQNLIIKERRTNDEVQDARKELIHVYGGSSTRAFIGVKRMGDLDSKPFCTAIKLKYAKEEADEKAVELCSEWEDKLRDPSWHPFRIIEDDGGQAKVCI; encoded by the exons ATGAAACATATGGGTGAGGATGGAGATGATGATgccaagaaaaaaatggaccAGATTCAACAAGATTTGaatgagaaggaagaagaatttgaatactttcaaaacatcaatcaaaATCTCATCATCAAAGAGCGTAGAACCAATGATGAAGTTCAAGATGCGCGCAAAGAATTGATTCAT GTGTATGGCGGTTCGTCGACCAGAGCCTTTATTGGTGTCAAGAGAATGGGGGATCTTGACAGCAAACCATTCTGCACAGCCATAAAGTTGAAGTATGCCAAGGAAGAAGCAGATGAGAAAGCAGTAGAGTTGTGCTCAGAATGGGAGGACAAGCTTCGTGACCCTAGCTGGCATCCCTTCAGGATTATAGAGGACGATGGAGGACAAGCTAAGGTATGCATTTAA